In the Brachyhypopomus gauderio isolate BG-103 chromosome 4, BGAUD_0.2, whole genome shotgun sequence genome, one interval contains:
- the lmln gene encoding leishmanolysin-like peptidase, whose amino-acid sequence MASGVSGHWELLGSLGRVCLFSVLFTCAHCHTCNHKVPLTSDVIHDVYLKPGRLTKRSTEQQLKVQIVYDSSLDVLDEAKSSLVKDKLFPQAIDYLRRALRVRRHTGPVLLSRQCATNQYLRKKDDPHRYCQAACADITRCGPVVVPERHLQQCRVCSETGKSCGPVGVPDGEGVDGADFLLYVSGVTTERCGQENIVAYAAYCQLEAELDRPIAGYANLCPNMISTQLQEFEGMLSTVKHEIIHALGFSAGLFAFYHDDDGKPLTPRFASGLPAFNESLGLYQWSDKVIKQATRLWDIRGGHMVRHEVHLMVTPRVVAEARRHFKCPILEGMELENQGGVGTELNHWEKRLLENEAMTGSHTQNRVFSRITLAIMEDTGWYTANYSMAENLEWGKDLGCDFVMKSCKFWIDRQHLTSLTSTPYCDSVRGTPLQLSCRQDQLAVAVCNLQKYHQPLPQEYQYFDSILGVPDEDLPLYGGAVEIADFCPFSQEFSWHLSGEYQRSSYCRIQANQPDSWRNYAAEEYGPNSVCLYQKSAFVLEQCNKRMSYPDWGSGCYKTTCSSEGLLVWVQDQTYLCMHAGHLLSVNVKLNDWVYRGQLICPACSHFCSHCPLAHELPPINANRSAHIDPCSGSTGLAATLWPLLLNLIPVLAGFVLCMRS is encoded by the exons ATGGCGAGCGGCGTGAGCGGCCACTGGGAGCTCCTCGGTTCACTTGGGCGCGTTTGTTTATTTTCCGTTCTGTTTACCTGCGCTCACTGTCACACATGTAACCACAAAGTGCCCTTGACATCAGAC GTGATACATGACGTGTATCTGAAACCAGGGAGGCTGACTAAAAGAAGCACTGAGCAGCAGTTAAAGGTTCAGATCGTTTATGACTCCAGTTTGGATGT GCTAGATGAGGCCAAGAGCAGCCTTGTAAAG GACAAGCTCTTCCCACAAGCTATTGATTATCTTCGGAGAGCTTTGAGAGTGCGCAGACACACAGGCCCTGTGTTACTAAGCAG ACAATGTGCAACAAATCAGTATCTGAGAAAAAAAGATGACCCTCACCGATATTGCCAAGCAGCTTGTGCAGATATCACAAGATGTGGACCAGTTGTTGTACCTGAACGACATTTACAG CAATGCAGGGTGTGCAGTGAGACGGGGAAGTCGTGTGGCCCCGTGGGGGTCCCAGACGGTGAGGGTGTGGATGGCGCAGACTTCCTGCTGTATGTGAGCGGAGTGACAACGGAGCGCTGTGGACAGGAGAACATTGTCGCGTACGCAGCTTACTGCCAGCTGGAGGCAGAGCTGGACAG GCCCATTGCTGGATATGCTAACCTTTGTCCAAATATGATCTCAACTCAACTTCAGGAGTTTGAGGGGATGCTGTCCACTGTTAAACATGAGATCATACATGCACTG GGCTTTTCAGCAGGGCTGTTTGCCTTTtaccatgatgatgatgggaAACCGCTAACGCCGCGCTTTGCTAGTGGCTTGCCGGCATTCAATGAAAG TCTTGGCCTTTACCAGTGGAGCGATAAAGTCATAAAGCAAGCAACACGTTTGTGGGACATTCGAGGTGGCCACATGGTTCGGCACGAGGTCCATCTTATGGTCACCCCACGAGTCGTA GCGGAAGCTCGAAGACATTTCAAATGCCCAATTCTAGAAGGTATGGAACTGGAAAACCAGGGGGGCGTAGGCACAGAGCTGAATCACTGGGAAAAGCGCTTATTGGAG AATGAAGCAATGACTGGATCTCATACTCAAAACAGAGTGTTTTCCAGGATCACACTGGCTATAATGGAAGATACAGG GTGGTACACAGCCAACTACAGCATGGCGGAGAACTTGGAATGGGGCAAAGACTTGGGTTGTGACTTTGTGATGAAAAGCTGTAAATTCTGGATTGACCGTCAGCACCTGAC GAGTCTCACCTCGACCCCGTACTGTGACTCTGTGCGAGGCACACCACTACAGCTCTCCTGCAGGCAGGACCAGTTAGCAGTGGCGGTGTGCAACCTGCAGAAATATCATCAGCCTCTTCCCCAGGAGTACCAG TACTTTGACAGCATCCTTGGAGTGCCTGACGAGGATTTGCCCTTGTACGGAGGTGCAGTGGAGATTGCCGACTTCTGCCCCTTCAGTCAGGAGTTCAGCTGGCACCTGAGCGGGGAGTACCAGCGCAGCTCCTACTGCAGGATCCAGGCAAACCAGCCAG ACTCATGGAGGAACTATGCAGCTGAGGAGTACGGCCCCAACTCTGTCTGCCTGTACCAGAAGTCAGCTTTTGTCTTGGAGCAGTGCAATAAACGCATGTCCTACCCCGACTGGGGAAGTGGCTGCTATAAG ACGACTTGCTCCTCAGAAGGGCTGCTGGTGTGGGTGCAGGACCAGACCTACCTGTGCATGCACGCCGGGCACCTTCTCAGTGTGAACGTGAAGCTGAACGATTGGGTGTACCGTGGTCAGCTGATTTGCCCGGCCTGCTCACACTTCTGCAGCCACTGCCCCCTCGCTCACGAGCTCCCGCCAATCAACGCCAATCGCAGCGCGCACATAG ACCCTTGCTCCGGATCTACGGGCTTGGCCGCGACACTGTGGCCACTGTTGCTCAACCTCATTCCGGTGCTGGCAGGCTTCGTCCTCTGCATGAGGAGCTGA
- the LOC143512294 gene encoding uncharacterized protein LOC143512294, whose translation MPLMATCQDTPHLYSQDIRQCVRQVYVKDLVNVCMVKEAIIRGMGPVRGTVTGPVTPPVMGMGPVTGKVMGMGPVRGMGTGMVMGTVMGTGTANMANMANMANMESIPGAAVTLIRE comes from the exons ATGCCCCTTATGGCAACATGCCAGGATACCCCCCACCTGTACAGCCAGGATATCCGGCAATGTGTCCGGCAGGTGTATGTCAAGGACCTGGTCAATGTATGCATGGTCAAGGAGGCCATCATCAGGGGCATGGGCCCGGTCAGGGGCACGGTCACGGGCCCTGTCACGCCCCCGGTCATGGGTATGGGCCCAGTCACGGGCAAGGTCATGGGTATGGGCCCGGTCAGGGGCATGGGCACGGGCATGGTCATGGGCACGGTCATGGGCACGGGCACGGCAAACATGGCAAACATGGCAAACATGGCAAACATGGAAAG CATTCCGGGAGCAGCAGTGACTCTGATTAGGGAATAG
- the LOC143511601 gene encoding uncharacterized protein LOC143511601, whose amino-acid sequence MAQEVITKGQYMGLDMGMDMDLDMGLDMDLVMGLDMGLDLGLDLGLDMDLDVGIGVDPGLGSGRDMGLDKCSGNCLHIGNTESIVGAAQAVTLIRERMEMENVCSLNLHPAHF is encoded by the exons ATGGCCCAGGAGGTTATTACCAAGGGCCAGTATATGGGCCTGGATATGGGCATGGATATGGACCTAGATATGGGCCTGGATATGGACCTGGTTATGGGCCTGGATATGGGCCTGGATTTGGGCCTGGATTTGGGCCTGGATATGGACCTGGATGTGGGCATAGGTGTGGACCCGGGTTTGGGTTCAGGCAGGGACATGGGCTTGGACAAATGCTCGGGCAATTGCTTGCACATAGGAAACACAGAAAG CATTGTGGGAGCAGCTCAAGCAGTGACTCTGATTAGGGAACGGATGGAGATGGAGAATGTCTGCTCTTTGAATCTTCACCCTGCCCACTTCTAA